The genomic window GCAGGCGGGAAGCCACCTGGTGATTCTGGCGGGAAAGGAGTACGGCTCGGGCAGCTCCAGGGACTGGGCGGCCAAGGGGCCCTTCTTACTGGTGAGTGTCTTCTGTGAATGGCTGCTCTGCCTCCAGTGAGGGACGTTGAGGGCTCCAACCTTCCACTAAGCCGGTGGCTGGTGGAGGCTGCTGGAATGTTTGCCCCAGCTGTGTGGCTGCCTGTTTGGCTTTGCAATTTGTAATAATTAAGTGGGTGAAAAACGATCACAAAGACTTCCACTGTTTCTCCCTACAGGGGTCATATGCCTCTTCTTGTTTTCCTCAAAGGACGCCGAAAAAGGCTTAGTGGCAAAGTGCTGGTAGAGAGTAAAATCCAGTATTTATAGTGTAGCCATAAGCCCCCCTTtcatcagctgtgtgtgtgtgtgtgtcaacagcaCCCATCCtaaacagacccccccccccccccgagggagCTGCCCAATGAGGTGCCCCCCAACTAATGTGAAACGTAACCTGAGAGTTCTCCAACCCTTCGTGTTCCTTTCGgaacctctgtgtgtctgtctgaacgCTGTGTCTCCCGCCtgcgtccccccgtcccccccaggGCATCAAGGCGGTGCTGGCGGAGAGCTACGAGCGGATCCACCGCAGCAACCTGGTGGGAATGGGCGTGATCCCCCTGGAGTACCTCCCCGGGGTCACGGCCGAGACCCTGGGGCTCACCGGCCGCGAGCGCTACTCCGTGGTCGTGCCCGAGCTGCTGGAGCCCAGGATGCTCGTGGACGTTAAGgtacgccgccgccaccgcttcGGACGAGGACAAAACTCCTGTGCGACgcacaggagaggaggaaagtgtgTCGTTGAATTCCAAGTCACGTTTTGAGGTTAGGACGTTACGGTACGTCGCAGTTCTTGCAGTCGGTGCTTCCCAGTAGACCTACGCTATGTTTGCGACGGCGCCATTTTGGGTTCACGGGCGGTGCGCTAGAAATGAGGCTATCGCATCATGCGTCGTCTTTATTTTTAAGTATTCTGGCCCCGTTGAAATAGCTAAATACAATTTTGATCGTACGGTAGTGCACTGGGCCAATTTGAACACATACCAGACCTCTTTGTGGCACAGCAAGCACGATGGGAGTATGTATTTACAGAATGAATCCCTGCTGTTGGTACTAATTTAGTAGATTAATCACCCATCACTGTGATGACAGTGACATCTAAACTATTTGATTAGTCTCGCAGTTTTCTGCAGTGCATAGGTGAAACATGCAGCAAATTTATAAAGAGTGAATAAATGCAACAAGAGTTTGTAGGTTGAATACTTGCACATGAACGGCCATCGAAATCTCGCTCTCTTCTATAAATGATTATTTCCCATGAATTAGCTTTTTTATGGTAGAGGCCTGAAACCTCATGTGCAGCCAACTCATCAAGCGGTCATTCCACCAATTGTACACTAGATGGTAATGTATcaacaataatataaataataataatggtaaccCCTGCTTTACAAGCAATAAGCGTTGAACACTGCTCCTGTTTTTATACTTTTGGGGTGTAACACACGCAAAAGTAGAGCAATTAGAAGATTTCAACGTGGTTTCCTGTAGCCTGAGACGGCCATGTTGCGCACCTGCTCATCAACTCTCCCAGTCATTGATCCAGCAACGTCCGTGCTGATGCGTTAATGTCGCAGACGGCCAGTGCCGTTGTTAACATCCTGCTGTTGTCCGAGTGCGTACAGGACTGAACACCGGGTGGTTTAGGAGCTCCGTTTCAGAGCTCCTTCGCTGTGTAGTTTAAGAGCTCTGTTTAAGAGCTCTGTTTAAGAGCTCTCTTGCCGTGTAGTTTTAAGAGCTCTGTTTAAGAGCTCTCTTGCTGTGTAGTTTTAAGAGCTCTGTTTAAGAGCTCTCTTGCCGTGTAGTTTTAAGAGCTCTGTTTAAGAGCTCTCTTGCCGTGTAGTTTTAAGAGCTCTGTTTAAGAGCTCTCTTGCCGTGTAGTTTAAGAGCTCTGTTTAAGAGCTCTCTTGCCGTGTAGTTTAAGAGCTCTGTTTAAGAGCTCTCTTGCCGTGTAGTTTAAGAGCTCTGTTTAAGAGCTCTCTTGCCGTGTAGTTTAAGAGCCCTGTTTAAGAGCTCTCTTGCCGTGTAGTTTAAGAGCTCTGTTTAAGAGCTCTCTTGCTGTGTAGTTTAAGAGTTCTCTTGCTGTGTAGTTTCACAGCTCTGTTTAAGAGCTCTCTCGCTGTGTGGTTCCACAGCTCCTTCGCTGTTTGGTTTAAGAGCTCTGTTTAAGAGTTCTCTTGCTGTGTAGTTTAAGAGTTCTCTTGCTGTGTGGTTTCCCAGCTCCTTCGCTGTGTGGTTTAAGAGCTCTGTTTAAGAGCTCTGGCGCTGTGTGGTTCCATCTCTGTAGCTCGACACCGGGAAGAGTTTCCAGGTGCGGATGAGGTTCGACACGGACGTGGAGCTCACGTACTTCCTCAACGGGGGCATCCTCAACTACATGATCCGCAAGATGTCTGGGAAGTAGAGCTCACAGCACGGCCagagctggagggagggagtccTGTTCTCCCAACGCATCTCAAGTCACTCATCTGAAATTTAAATTTGAAAAGAAAGCAGCCATGTTGTTCTGAGATGCTAACTAGAGAGCCGTCCAAGGAGTTACctcaacacgcacacaagcactgaccgatacccacacacacatacacacatacacgcacacggtTTCTCAATGCTGCTGACAAATTGAGGTAACAGGTGTGCATTCTTACATCCTCACTCGACCGAACAGCTTTACGTCCAAGTGTCAAGAACATTGCAAAAGTGTCAGTGATTTCAAACCTATAACATAAATACTATATACTATCCCTCAACCAggggatagtgtgtgtgtgtgggctgatCATGGCTCAATGATTAAGTCTGAATTGGAGGAAATGTAACTTAAAAACAAGGCTATGAGAACCAACCGAAACTGTAGCTAAATCATGCGACTGGATCACACTGTTTTACATTAGTAGATTGTTAATAATAAGTATGATTGCCATGATTATGCTACTAGGACTAGTTAAAAATGAATTGCTATATATAAACAAACACTGACTGTGTCCTAACTAATGATTTAATAGTTGAGGTAAAATGGAAAATAGTGTTATACCTGGAAACATTCCTGTTTTGAAACAAGGTACTCAGGCTTTCAGTTTTTCCTCCCGAACTTTGTCGGTGGCGGTTTCTGATTTTGGGTTTGTTTGTTCTTTAAGGTCATGCATATCCGTTAATTTACTTTTTTGTCTATTTACCCTTGCACATTCCGGCGATAATTtatgtatgcacgtgtgtgtgtgtgtgtatatgactgCCTTAACAGATTGTCAACACAAAAGTTTTAATGAAAAGATTTTAACACTGTTATGTTAACAATATTTATCATGTCGATCATAGGATTTATTGAAATAAAATTAATTTACAAATATCATCTTGCAAGGACTCATTTTTTAATGCAAGTAATTTATACAATAGATACAATTAAAGATGTCATGTGTCCACGTGTGTCGTCATGAGAACTGAACGGTCACATGTCTACTATAAACCCGCAATTGCCACACGCGGATATTATAATCAAATGACCATTCAAAATTTATTCTTTCTTCATATTGGTCCATtaaatgtttgtatttgttcaGTTAACCATCGTTgcactagcctggctccgcccgcctaagttcTTCCGCTCTACTTTCATTTCTCTTCATTACACGTCTGGGTCTGTGGTTTATTgttgggttttctccgtccaaattttgtgcgtccaatcagcgaacagaggaggtggctgagaacaatgacgttaaagtcagctctcgttgacggacatcttcacgcacggtgtttggtttgtttacagcggGTCCagactctgtgcaaatgaaatgaagtacgagagtctggtaggaccagccTATCGTTGTACGGCACTGCAGTCGTTTATACAAATAACCGTGTTTCTTTCGCCCTCTTGTGGTACATGCAAGCAGGTACAGCTATGTgtttgaagtaggcctaccaacTTTCACACGATGAAGAAAGATGGGATGGTTTCGCACGTAAGGTGGTGCTGTACCGCAGCCTTTTTACCTTGCTTGTTTTAACTGTCAATCGCCCGTTCCacccctatatatatatttcactgTCCCAGGGTTTCAAGTTTCACTTGGTAGATCTGAGCTTTTAACAACAAAGAAACGGAACTAAGCTACTTCCTTACTGGTCGCTAGCAGGTTGTGGCCGACATGTACTTGCAAATCTTTGCTTGGGTGAGCCTCAAAAATTTGAATTATTCAAACCTGACTCAAGGATAAAAATCTGTGACTGCATGCAGAGTCTTGAATGTGTTCATGTGCAACTCTCTCGGACCCCTGTGCAGCAAAGAAAAGCATAGACCACACCCGTGTCAgaatttgcatatttatttaaagtaCAATAGTGATCTAGTCCTAGTGGGTTATTTGTACACGGCAATGAACATATGGATTAATTCATTTGCAGCATGACAACACATAAAATATTTGGAAATAgtacaaataaaacatatttttcagTCTTCCTGAGTACATTACAATGAAAATTACAGCTGAATGTCGTCTGGACGTATGCCTACTCAACACAGGTTGATAATCCATAGGTTCAAGTCCTTGGGTTAAACATGAGTTCAAAGGTTTTCAGGTCAATCCCTCGCAAAGCCAGCCAACTTTTGTGAAGAAACTCAAATTGGTTCAACAGGGTGGACAAATTAAATATCATCACAGCTTTGGGCAAAAAAACATCATTTTGTAATGTCCATTTTCTTTAAGAAATGGTGACCAAGCAGGTAGGCATTTATAGTTTGTCAATCAGAAGATTGCACAACCGCAACAACAACTGTAATGTTGAGACCTGTAAGACCAGGACAtcacatttattatttcaaCAATACAGCAGTTTCCAAAACCTATCCTCTAATCACAACATCCATATAATATGGACCCAACACGTTGTGGTAAAACTCTGAGGTCTACGTTCAACAGCAATATCAAACAATATGAAATATTGTTTTTACAGTACTTGCAAGGTTCATTTTTAAAGGGTTATTTCAACGAGCTTTAAAGTGCCTTATAACAGGATGCCCAACAAACATTACATGTGGTTCTCTGAAAAACGTATCGCTCAAGATGGCTGTTCAGAATATTGTTGCACAATCATTATTTAGCAAACAGTGATATACAAAGGGAAAACATGGTCAAACAGGACACgcaatgtatttttcttttgcaaTTTACATGCAAAAATTTAACAATATTGCTATTCCATCCCAACCTGCTAAGAACATGCCAAATGACAGCAATCTATCAATAGCAGCTTTTCAACTTCTGGCCTTTAGTTTGCGTAAAACTTTAATCACAGGTTTTCTGGACAACAACATAACATACATTGATTCATCGAAACAAAGAAACGACATGTTAACGCAATAGGTTAACATTGTTAAGACATGCCACCATGGCTGCTCAGTGTGTTTAATAACGGGGCATGTGCAACCTTGGAAACAGCTAAATGAACATGTCTATCTGACTTCCTCTTtgagtaagagagaggaagtgaaatTAGACTTtgtgttgctgtttttttttgtgaactCGACATGTGTTAAGGAAGTGAGCACGATGGGCAGAAACCAACAGTCGACAAATTAGTTATAAATTAATAGAAATGAAAAAATATCACGATTGCACAAAAGGAAAATCTAAAAGTATTAAAATGCATACAACTAATACTATCCTTTTGTAAGTGAACAGCAGTTTCTCAGACGACACACTTTACTAACATGAATCCACTGCAGCACAAAAGGTTCCTTCCTTGTCGACTGCATCATCTCACATTCCTGTTATTCCCAACATTCCAACCTTTGAGGATGAAAATAGGGCGTGGCCTGCTCAAGGGACAAGTGAGTCCGATAACGGTCTGTGTGTGAAGACaaacttcatttcatttcattcagctgtcagtGCAAAGTTCCCTTTGTGAAAACTCTGAAACAGAGACACTCAGACAGTCAGATTACCAGGGGACCAAAACCTGCATAGTTAATTGAAAAttaaagtgcgtgtgtgtgtgtgtgtgtgtgtgtgtgtgtgtgtgtgtgcaaccgcCTCGCAAATTCATCACCGCACAACAAATTAATTGGCTCTCTCGTcgttccctcactccctcagtGACATTTGTGTCCCTTGGGCCCCTGTCGCGCCAGCTGGTCCCTCTCGGCTCCGTAGATCCTCTCGGCGTGCCAGGAGAACCAGCCGATGATGGCGGCGATGGtggcctgcagcagcagcatcacccCGTAGGTGGCGGGCGCCGTGGGGCCGGGCAGGGCCgtcagggcggcggcggcggcggcctcctcGGGCAGCGCCAGCATGGGCCGCAGCAGCACGGCGCGCACCTCGGCCTTGATCATGTGGAACTCGTCCAGGATGGACAGGAAGGTGCAGCAGTGGAACCACTGGTGGCTGTGGCCCCAGACGTCGAAGCGGCCCGGGGCCAGCCTCTCGGGCACCTTGCTGATGTTGAACACGGCCGACACCACCAGCCACAGGCAGTGGCGGTAGAAGTACCCGGCCATGGAGGCGGACGAGGCGAAGGAGGCGGACGCCGGCGGGTACGGCGAGCGGGTCAGCAGGCGGTAGAAGATGGGCGTGGAGGAGACGAGGAAGGGCAGCAGGAAGACCAGCGTGCGGATGAGGTAGCGGTGCCGCCGCCAGCGCTGGCGCGTGTTGCAGCACGACAGGATGCAGATGATGGCCACCACGCACGAGCTGGGCACGTAGAAGGCCTCGAACAGCGCGCCCGCGCCGGGGAACCCGTACGACGCCAGCAgtgatggcggcggcggcggcggcggctcggtGCTTGAGCCGTTGGCAGCCCACCCCTGCCCCGTCTCCAGGACCCCCGCCCGGGGGTGGATGTAGTAGTAGTACGCCAGGGAGGAGCCCACGGTGTAGGCGCTGATGGTGCCGTAGTCCACGAAGAAGCACACCTCGCGGACCACCAGGGACATGGAGTTGAGCAGGTGGGCCAGGCTGCTGGCTGCCAGCAGGAAGAGCACGCCCAGGACGTAGTTCCACAGCGGGTAGAAGAAAGGGTCGCCGGGGGGGGGCGCCCCGTCCCACCAGAACACCTCCACCAGGTGGTAGGCGAACACGAACACGGGCAGGAAGTGGGTCCAGAAGTTGCCCGTCTCGTTGGTGGGCCGGAAGGCCGACAGCAGGCACTGGCGCAGGGTGTACGTGGGGAAACGGTAGCCCGTCAGGATGTAGCTCTCGGTGACGCGGGCCGGCACGTCGGCGTGCCCCAGGAGGGGCGGGGCGTCGCGGTGGTTGAGGAACATGGTGGTCGTGATGTGCAAcgtgttattatattattattatattttatatatattatgcgTTTATTCTTGCAATGCGTTTTTTTTAGTGGTTATTGCTTCAAGTCTGGAGACTTTGGCTTTGGCTCCCCGGTGGCTAATGAGCTTCAGATATGTGAGCTGTGTGATTGGTCGAAGCTTCCTAGGTCGTAAAGAGGAACTTTACCCTCTGCTGTTATAGTGCCCTATAGGCCCTTGTTTCTCAGACCCTTTGATCTTCTGTGCTTCTGTCCAAAGGTCATGTGTTTATCACACGTGCCACATGTGAGTGCTATTTTCAAGCCTGTTAATGTAATTAACCATAGAAATGGTCAGGTTTGACCATGACAGTGTAGATACAAGATTTTTGATGTTGAGGACCTAAAACATTCCCTACCttaattttcttttctttttttatgtaaaaTACAGATAATCTGAACCTGGTGTTAGTCACGCCTGTATTTTTCTGTCAGATTTtgcataaaatatatttgtataacaTGAATCAGCAGTGTAGCAGCATTCAGCTCCGCCGGTATGTAGGTCATGTGGGCACGCACTACCAGCTGCCATTGCCAGGACCTACCCCGTATCTTCCCTTTTATATATACATGATAGTCCTTCCCGGTGTCCTCGTCGCACTGCCTGCCAAATTGTCACTCGATTTGTTCTTGGCAGGGAAGCTGtagaacattaaaaaaagaccGATGAGCTTGCAGTGTAGATATCGCTCTTTTCTTACGACCAAGAAAGGAAATATAGCACAGAGGTAGATCGCACCGGCACAAAGTCTATTTGTCACCATGAACCCCTCATGAACTCCTCTTTTGGAGTGTGTATTAGCGTCCAGCTGGCGTTTGTCCTTGAGTCACGGCGCTGTATCCTCCTTGAACGGATAGGTTCTGAACTCGGAGCGAGTCCTTCACACTCAGTTGCCTCTGTCGTCCTTGAAGGTGAAAAAATAGCGGAACGGCTCCTCGTTGCGGGACGCCCAGCTTATCTATCACATGCAGTACctctctctcagagctgtcGACGTCCAAGAGGAAAGGCTGTAGTGGGCTCCGGCCAGCCAGGTCATTCATGCCTCGTCTGTGATTCAGATCTCTGCTTAGAATGCGGCGGACGTCCTCCCTGGGTCTAATCCTCCTTTCTACTACAATGCGTTGTTGCGCGTCGCCCCGGTCTTCGCTTGCGTTTCCCAAACCTTCAAACCCAGAGCCAGCGGTCGAGGGAGGACTTGCTTTAGAGCGAACCTCATTTGCATAGGGGGTAACTTGTGTCACTGACGTCACGTTCTGCAAAGCGAAAGATGCGAGCGCACTGGAAGTTGAAGGGCCCACCTCCGTTCGATGGGACGCTCGTAAAGAGGTGACTTGAATGCTGCGTTGAACACCACCGACCCGGTGTGTGTCCCTAGGTTGTAGGCgcgataataattaaaaatacaaaatatatatttttactttatAATACAACTGTACGGCTCAGAATAAAAAACTGGATGTATTGCTGGGTGGCTGATGGTCATTCGTTACAGAGGTAGCCTAATCAG from Gadus morhua chromosome 17, gadMor3.0, whole genome shotgun sequence includes these protein-coding regions:
- the paqr9 gene encoding membrane progesterone receptor epsilon; the encoded protein is MFLNHRDAPPLLGHADVPARVTESYILTGYRFPTYTLRQCLLSAFRPTNETGNFWTHFLPVFVFAYHLVEVFWWDGAPPPGDPFFYPLWNYVLGVLFLLAASSLAHLLNSMSLVVREVCFFVDYGTISAYTVGSSLAYYYYIHPRAGVLETGQGWAANGSSTEPPPPPPPSLLASYGFPGAGALFEAFYVPSSCVVAIICILSCCNTRQRWRRHRYLIRTLVFLLPFLVSSTPIFYRLLTRSPYPPASASFASSASMAGYFYRHCLWLVVSAVFNISKVPERLAPGRFDVWGHSHQWFHCCTFLSILDEFHMIKAEVRAVLLRPMLALPEEAAAAAALTALPGPTAPATYGVMLLLQATIAAIIGWFSWHAERIYGAERDQLARQGPKGHKCH